One window of the Daphnia pulex isolate KAP4 chromosome 8, ASM2113471v1 genome contains the following:
- the LOC124200704 gene encoding rRNA-processing protein UTP23 homolog, translating to MKITQKRKVNRYMSFFRNNFGFRVPYQVLIDGTLCLAALEGQVRVSEQLIKYFQCELKLLTTQCVILEMEKLGSSVNGALSICKQFAVHKCGHEKKPVPASKCLESMITNNNPNRYIIATQDPSLREVARTIPGTPILYLHIRSPTLEKPSQLSSELAGFNIRTSIQSQGCTMERLRQIKKQELGTDIKEKPFKRRKPKGPNPLSCKKKKKKANIREPLENVGPSSSQPQRTKRRRRAKIAEHIRQELAGRLNVSKV from the exons ATGAAGATCactcagaaaagaaaagttaatcGGTACATGAGCTTTTTCCGAAATAATTTCGGGTTCCGAGTACCTTATCAAGTGTTGATTGATGGTACTTTATGTTTGGCTGCCCTTGAAGGGCAAGTCAGAGTCAGTGAACAACTTATCAAATATTTCCAATGTGAACTGAAGCTATTAACCACACAGTGTGTTATtctagaaatggaaaaattag GTTCCTCGGTAAATGGGGCACTAAGCATCTGCAAACAATTTGCTGTTCATAAATGTGGCCATGAAAAGAAACCTGTCCCTGCCTCCAAATGTCTTGAGTCCATgataaccaacaacaacccaaataG ATATATAATTGCAACACAAGATCCAAGTTTGAGGGAAGTTGCAAGAACTATACCAGGAACACCAATTCTATATCTGCACATTCGTTCTCCGACACTTGAGAAACCATCACAACTAAGCAGTGAATTAGCTGGATTCAATATACGAACAAG CATTCAAAGTCAAGGATGCACGATGGAACGATtgcgacaaataaaaaaacaagaattagGCACTGATATAAAGGAAAAGCCtttcaagagaagaaaaccTAAAGGACCAAACCCTCTGTcttgtaagaagaagaaaaagaaagccaaCATTCGTGAACCTTTAGAAAACGTCGGACCATCTTCGAGTCAACCACAGCGTACTAAAAGACGAAGGCGTGCCAAAATTGCTGAGCATATTCGACAAGAATTGGCTGGCCGATTAAATGTGTCAAAGGTCTGA